One part of the Moorena sp. SIOASIH genome encodes these proteins:
- a CDS encoding NADP-dependent isocitrate dehydrogenase: MYEKISPCQTGSAITYKDGQPIVPDNPIIPFIRGDGTGVDIWPAAQKVIDASVQCAYGAKRSISWFKIYAGDEACEKYGTYQYLPQDTLNAIKEYGIAIKGPLTTPVGGGIRSLNVALRQINDLYACVRPCKYYPGTPSPHKTPEKLDVIVYRENTEDIYLGIEWPKGSEVAEKLITLLNQDLIPATPEHGKKQIPLDAGIGIKPISKTGSQRLVRRAIQHALRLPKPKQMVTLVHKGNIMKYTEGAFRDWGYELATTEFRAESVTERESWILSNKEQNPDITLEDNARAIEPGYDALTPEKQAKVIQEVENVLNSIWDTHGQGQWQDKVMVNDRIADSIFQQIQTRPAEYSILATMNLNGDYLSDAAAAMVGGLGMGPGANIGDTCAIFEATHGTAPKHAGLDRVNPGSVILSGVMMLEYMGWQEAADLIKKGISDAIANREVTYDLARMMTPPVEPALKCSEFAEAIIKYFS; the protein is encoded by the coding sequence ATGTACGAGAAAATCTCCCCTTGCCAGACCGGTTCTGCCATTACCTACAAGGATGGTCAACCCATTGTTCCTGACAACCCAATAATTCCGTTTATTCGCGGAGATGGTACTGGCGTTGATATCTGGCCAGCTGCCCAGAAGGTAATTGATGCATCGGTCCAATGCGCCTATGGTGCCAAGCGCAGCATCAGCTGGTTTAAAATCTACGCCGGTGACGAAGCTTGCGAAAAGTACGGTACTTATCAGTATTTACCCCAAGACACCCTAAATGCCATCAAAGAATACGGCATTGCCATCAAAGGACCCTTGACAACTCCTGTGGGTGGTGGTATACGCTCTCTCAATGTTGCCCTGCGGCAAATTAATGACCTCTACGCCTGTGTGCGTCCCTGTAAGTACTACCCAGGAACCCCCTCTCCCCACAAAACTCCAGAGAAACTGGATGTGATTGTCTATCGGGAAAATACAGAAGATATCTACTTGGGTATTGAATGGCCCAAAGGAAGCGAAGTTGCTGAAAAATTGATTACTTTACTCAATCAGGATCTAATCCCAGCGACTCCAGAACATGGCAAAAAACAGATTCCCTTAGATGCTGGTATTGGCATTAAACCTATCAGTAAAACTGGCTCCCAGCGTTTAGTGCGCCGCGCCATCCAACATGCCCTCAGGTTACCTAAGCCTAAGCAGATGGTGACTTTGGTACATAAGGGGAATATTATGAAGTACACCGAAGGCGCGTTCCGGGACTGGGGTTATGAACTAGCAACCACAGAGTTTCGAGCAGAATCTGTAACTGAACGGGAATCTTGGATTCTGAGCAACAAAGAGCAAAATCCTGACATTACCCTGGAAGATAATGCTCGCGCCATTGAACCGGGTTATGATGCCTTGACCCCAGAAAAACAGGCTAAGGTGATCCAGGAAGTGGAAAATGTCCTGAATTCCATCTGGGACACCCATGGGCAAGGTCAATGGCAAGATAAGGTGATGGTCAATGACCGGATTGCGGACAGCATTTTCCAACAAATCCAGACTAGACCAGCGGAATACTCTATTCTGGCCACGATGAATCTCAATGGTGATTACCTATCCGATGCTGCTGCTGCTATGGTTGGTGGATTAGGTATGGGTCCAGGAGCGAATATTGGTGACACGTGTGCGATTTTTGAAGCCACCCATGGCACAGCTCCCAAACATGCGGGTCTAGACCGGGTAAATCCAGGCTCTGTGATTTTATCCGGAGTGATGATGCTAGAGTATATGGGTTGGCAAGAAGCTGCTGATTTGATTAAGAAAGGGATATCAGATGCGATCGCTAACCGGGAAGTTACTTATGACCTAGCCCGGATGATGACTCCACCCGTAGAACCTGCGTTGAAGTGTTCTGAGTTTGCTGAGGCAATCATTAAATATTTTAGCTAA
- a CDS encoding response regulator transcription factor: MKKILVVDDDKTLLTLLKRYLEHRGYQVEQVCSGTEALEACVKNPPDLVVSDVLMPEMDGLEFCRRLRNIPNGRLMPFIFLSSKAELEDRISGHSMGADDYLTKPVAPRELEAKIEALLERSHRIHAEIVRLMQQATAIAPGHLANQFSTSAAADNSKTLAQVGAKPKPLPLTPAEERVFWQVIQGLTNKEISDRLFISPRTVQTHLSSILHKLKLHNRSQLVRFAYEHGYKRPKE; this comes from the coding sequence ATGAAAAAGATTTTAGTTGTTGACGATGATAAAACCCTGCTAACTCTTTTGAAGCGCTACCTGGAACATCGAGGATACCAGGTAGAACAAGTGTGTTCGGGAACTGAAGCCTTGGAAGCTTGTGTCAAAAATCCACCTGATCTGGTAGTTTCTGATGTACTGATGCCGGAGATGGATGGGCTAGAGTTTTGCCGTCGTCTGAGAAACATTCCCAATGGTAGGCTGATGCCATTTATTTTTTTGTCTAGCAAAGCAGAATTAGAAGACCGTATTAGTGGTCATTCTATGGGAGCAGATGATTATTTAACTAAACCAGTTGCTCCCAGAGAATTAGAGGCAAAAATCGAAGCACTGCTAGAGCGCTCCCACCGTATCCATGCTGAAATTGTTCGGTTGATGCAGCAAGCTACTGCTATAGCTCCTGGCCATCTAGCTAACCAATTCTCAACATCAGCAGCTGCTGATAATTCTAAGACTTTGGCTCAGGTAGGGGCAAAACCTAAACCTCTACCCTTGACACCAGCAGAAGAACGAGTATTTTGGCAAGTTATTCAGGGGTTAACCAACAAAGAAATAAGCGATCGCCTATTTATCAGCCCTCGTACTGTGCAGACTCACCTCAGTAGCATACTCCATAAGTTGAAACTACATAATCGTAGCCAATTGGTGCGCTTTGCCTATGAGCACGGATACAAACGTCCCAAGGAGTAG